From Enterococcus wangshanyuanii, the proteins below share one genomic window:
- the gndA gene encoding NADP-dependent phosphogluconate dehydrogenase: MTKQQFGVVGMAVMGKNLALNIESRGYSVALFNRTGSKTTDVVEEHPDKNFKATYTIEEFVDSIEKPRRIMLMVQAGFATDATIQELLPHLDKGDILIDGGNTFFKDTIRRNEELANSGINFIGTGVSGGEEGALKGPSIMPGGQKEAYELVAPILEKISAKAEDGEPCVTYIGPNGAGHYVKMVHNGIEYGDMQLIAESYDLMKNILGLSVDEMADIFKEWNQGELDSYLVEITADILTRKDDEGTGQPIVDVILDAAGNKGTGKWTSQSSLDLGVPLPLITESVFARFISAYKEERVKASKVLAKPEKAEYSGDKKELIEKIREALYFSKIMSYAQGFAQLRVASEDYNWDLPFGDIAKIWRAGCIIRAQFLQKITDAYDKNPTIENLLLDDYFIDITKKYQQSVRDVVSIAVQAGVPVPTFASAIAYYDSYRSERLPANIIQAQRDYFGAHTYQRTDKEGTYHYSWYNEE; encoded by the coding sequence ATGACAAAACAACAGTTTGGCGTAGTCGGAATGGCCGTAATGGGAAAAAATCTAGCATTGAATATTGAAAGTAGAGGCTATTCAGTTGCTCTATTTAATCGTACAGGATCAAAAACAACAGATGTTGTTGAAGAGCACCCTGATAAAAATTTTAAAGCAACATACACGATCGAAGAGTTTGTAGACTCTATTGAAAAACCACGTCGTATCATGTTGATGGTTCAAGCGGGTTTTGCGACTGATGCTACGATCCAGGAATTATTACCTCATTTAGATAAGGGAGATATTTTGATCGATGGCGGAAACACATTCTTCAAAGATACGATTCGTAGAAATGAAGAATTAGCGAACTCAGGAATCAACTTCATCGGAACTGGTGTTTCAGGCGGTGAAGAAGGGGCTTTGAAGGGACCTTCGATCATGCCTGGTGGACAGAAAGAAGCTTACGAATTAGTGGCTCCTATTTTAGAAAAAATTTCTGCAAAAGCAGAAGACGGGGAACCTTGCGTAACATACATTGGTCCTAATGGTGCAGGACATTATGTTAAAATGGTCCACAATGGTATCGAATATGGAGATATGCAGCTGATTGCGGAATCGTATGATCTTATGAAAAATATCCTTGGTCTTTCTGTAGATGAAATGGCTGATATTTTCAAAGAGTGGAATCAAGGTGAGTTAGACAGTTATCTTGTTGAAATCACTGCAGATATTTTGACACGTAAAGATGATGAGGGGACAGGTCAACCGATCGTTGATGTTATCTTAGATGCTGCCGGGAATAAAGGAACGGGTAAATGGACAAGTCAAAGCTCTTTAGATTTGGGTGTGCCGTTACCGTTGATCACTGAATCAGTTTTTGCCCGTTTTATTTCTGCCTATAAAGAAGAACGTGTAAAAGCTAGCAAAGTATTAGCTAAACCTGAAAAAGCAGAGTATTCAGGCGATAAGAAAGAATTGATCGAAAAAATCCGCGAAGCACTTTACTTCAGTAAAATCATGAGTTACGCTCAAGGTTTTGCTCAGTTACGAGTTGCATCAGAAGATTATAACTGGGATCTGCCATTCGGTGATATTGCAAAAATTTGGCGTGCGGGATGTATCATCCGTGCACAGTTTTTACAAAAAATTACAGATGCATACGATAAAAACCCAACGATTGAGAACTTACTCTTAGATGACTACTTTATCGATATTACAAAAAAATATCAGCAATCCGTACGTGACGTTGTTTCGATTGCTGTACAGGCTGGCGTACCAGTACCAACATTTGCCTCAGCTATTGCATACTATGACTCTTATC
- a CDS encoding UPF0223 family protein, which yields MKDYQYPLDLDWTTDEMVIVTNMWSAVEQANETGINAEEFLQIYQRFKTVVKSIGEEKRLGNEFQKVSGYSLYRTVQQAKKQQTGRLKLGAD from the coding sequence ATGAAAGATTATCAATACCCTTTAGATTTGGACTGGACCACAGATGAGATGGTCATCGTGACGAATATGTGGTCAGCAGTGGAACAGGCAAATGAAACAGGGATAAATGCCGAGGAGTTTTTACAAATCTATCAACGCTTTAAAACGGTCGTTAAAAGCATTGGTGAAGAAAAGCGTTTAGGCAATGAATTTCAAAAAGTCTCTGGCTATTCATTATATAGAACGGTTCAGCAAGCGAAAAAACAGCAGACAGGCAGATTAAAACTAGGAGCTGATTAA
- a CDS encoding voltage-gated chloride channel family protein has product MESDLKMPIKMSIHMMKWLMISALIGLVMGILSAFFLKSLDLVTTIRLNHTWLLFLLPFSGALFAFLYKQYGGNASRGNNLVIDQANGEQENIPLRLIPLTLFGTITTHLFGGSVGREGTAVQMGGTVANAVGRLFRLDKLEREIVIISGISAGFSSVFGTPLAGTVFGLEVLVIGRLRSDAIFPSFFAAFFANFVTEAFGVTHTHYSMGQIPDWTVPLFIKIFAAGICFGLAGWLFSRSIVCIKKVYANWIKNVVLRNFLGGAVVVAVVFILQTQRYLGLSLPLLKDAFNGESYWFDWIGKLFFTVLSLGAGYQGGEVTPLFEIGATLGSSLAALLHVSIPFLAGLGFIGVFSGATNTPIACFIMGIELFGSDAAVFFFMICLISYMCSGNAGIYSAQRIGVEKGVLFLPLWTNWQERRKK; this is encoded by the coding sequence ATGGAAAGTGATTTGAAAATGCCAATTAAAATGAGTATTCATATGATGAAATGGCTCATGATCTCTGCACTAATTGGGCTTGTGATGGGGATATTATCCGCATTTTTTTTGAAAAGTTTAGACCTGGTGACTACAATCAGGTTGAATCATACCTGGCTATTATTTTTGTTACCGTTTAGTGGCGCTTTATTTGCCTTTTTATATAAGCAATATGGCGGCAATGCAAGTAGAGGGAATAATCTTGTGATCGATCAGGCAAATGGTGAACAAGAAAATATTCCTCTGCGACTGATCCCATTAACTTTATTCGGAACGATCACGACACATTTATTCGGTGGTTCTGTTGGACGTGAAGGAACAGCGGTCCAAATGGGTGGAACAGTTGCCAATGCCGTTGGCCGTTTATTTCGTTTGGATAAATTAGAAAGAGAGATCGTCATTATTAGCGGGATCAGTGCTGGTTTTAGTTCAGTCTTTGGTACACCGCTGGCTGGTACAGTTTTTGGTTTAGAAGTATTAGTGATCGGACGTTTAAGGTCAGATGCTATTTTTCCAAGTTTTTTTGCAGCTTTTTTTGCAAATTTCGTTACAGAAGCGTTTGGAGTCACGCACACGCATTATAGTATGGGACAAATTCCAGACTGGACAGTGCCTTTATTTATCAAAATTTTTGCAGCTGGGATTTGTTTTGGCTTAGCAGGCTGGTTGTTCAGCCGTTCCATCGTATGTATTAAGAAGGTTTATGCAAATTGGATCAAAAATGTTGTTTTAAGAAATTTTTTAGGTGGAGCAGTTGTCGTAGCCGTCGTTTTCATTTTACAAACTCAGCGATATCTTGGTTTGAGCTTACCTTTACTAAAAGATGCATTCAATGGAGAAAGCTATTGGTTTGATTGGATAGGCAAGCTCTTCTTCACAGTTCTATCCTTAGGTGCTGGCTATCAAGGCGGCGAAGTGACTCCGCTATTTGAAATTGGTGCAACATTAGGCAGCAGCTTGGCTGCGCTTCTCCATGTATCTATTCCATTTTTGGCTGGACTGGGCTTTATTGGTGTCTTTTCAGGAGCGACCAATACTCCTATTGCTTGTTTTATTATGGGGATCGAACTTTTTGGCAGTGACGCTGCTGTTTTCTTTTTCATGATTTGTTTGATCAGCTATATGTGTTCTGGAAATGCTGGAATCTATTCTGCACAGCGAATTGGTGTTGAAAAAGGAGTGTTGTTTTTACCATTATGGACAAACTGGCAAGAACGGCGGAAAAAGTGA
- a CDS encoding YceD family protein, giving the protein MKWSLLELNKYKDNPLEFSETLDLKASLMKRDNLILDVSPINVTGILTVGKEEYLIHYRIDVIVTVPSSRSLTPVPLRMSIDVDEVFMTQEQYQKKDDRLPEEEIILLEKPMIDLDESVEDNILLAIPIQVLTEEEMTSSEMPKGNDWEVLSEEAYLEKRETEAQQTMDPRLAKLSELFSENADGDDD; this is encoded by the coding sequence ATGAAATGGTCTTTACTAGAACTAAATAAATACAAAGACAACCCATTAGAATTTTCGGAAACATTAGATTTGAAAGCCTCATTGATGAAGCGAGATAATTTGATTCTGGATGTTAGTCCTATAAATGTGACGGGGATACTAACAGTTGGCAAAGAGGAGTATTTGATTCACTATCGAATCGATGTTATTGTAACTGTGCCATCTTCACGTTCTTTAACTCCTGTTCCGCTTAGGATGTCGATTGATGTTGACGAAGTATTTATGACACAAGAGCAATATCAAAAGAAAGATGATCGTTTACCAGAGGAAGAAATCATCTTGTTGGAGAAGCCGATGATCGATTTAGACGAGTCTGTGGAAGACAACATTCTTTTAGCGATACCGATCCAAGTATTGACTGAAGAAGAAATGACTAGCAGTGAGATGCCTAAAGGCAATGACTGGGAAGTCTTATCAGAAGAAGCATATTTGGAGAAAAGAGAAACAGAAGCACAACAAACAATGGATCCTCGTCTTGCCAAATTATCCGAGCTATTTAGCGAAAACGCTGATGGTGATGATGACTAA
- the recQ gene encoding DNA helicase RecQ: MIDIKALLKEKFGYDDFRQGQEEIINHVLNKENVLGIMPTGGGKSICYQLPALALENLTLVISPLISLMKDQVDALNMMGIPATFINSTISQQEMNKRVQLAVDRKVKLLYVAPERLESFDFQQLLLHVPIDLLAVDEAHCISQWGHDFRPSYLRLAEIIEQFQQQPSVIALTATATPQVAEDILEQLHIPKQNQVQTGFARENLSFQVVKDQNRDVYLLEYLKMNKDQSGIVYASTRKEVERIYHLLKSKKIAVGMYHGGMNESDRNHNQEEFLFDKIQVMVATNAFGMGINKSNVRFVIHAQIPGNIESYYQEAGRAGRDGLPSDAVLLYGPQDLQIQQFFIDQSEMTIDYKQKEYMKLREMSQYANAQMCLQQFILRYFGEQGTECGRCSNCLDERELVDVTVDAQKVLSCVKRMGEKFGKGLVGKVLTGSKDQKIDQWHFHRLPTYGLMKDRTQKEVTQLIDYLTAERYLTPSDGQYPLLSVSATGIQVLLGKQTVFRKEDQRVRKVAAIDDALFEVLRGLRLDLAQDAGVPPYLIFSDSTLKEMCEKRPKNSIQLLQIKGVGQNKLDKYGEQFIEAITAFSKDD; the protein is encoded by the coding sequence ATGATTGACATAAAAGCGCTATTAAAAGAAAAATTTGGCTATGATGATTTTCGTCAAGGTCAAGAAGAAATCATCAATCATGTATTAAATAAAGAAAATGTATTAGGAATCATGCCCACAGGTGGCGGTAAATCGATTTGCTATCAACTGCCTGCACTTGCTTTAGAGAATCTGACTTTAGTGATTTCTCCGTTGATTTCCTTGATGAAAGATCAAGTCGATGCTCTAAACATGATGGGGATCCCTGCAACGTTTATCAATAGCACGATTTCTCAGCAAGAGATGAATAAGCGAGTTCAACTTGCTGTAGATCGAAAAGTCAAACTTCTTTATGTAGCACCCGAACGCTTAGAATCTTTTGATTTTCAGCAACTGCTTTTACACGTACCGATCGATTTACTGGCTGTAGATGAGGCACACTGTATTTCTCAATGGGGACACGACTTTCGTCCTAGCTATTTACGTTTAGCCGAAATCATTGAACAATTTCAGCAACAGCCTTCAGTCATTGCATTGACTGCTACAGCGACACCTCAAGTTGCAGAAGATATCTTAGAGCAATTACACATACCAAAACAGAATCAAGTACAAACAGGGTTTGCCCGTGAAAACTTATCCTTTCAAGTAGTGAAAGATCAAAATCGCGATGTTTATTTGCTGGAATACTTAAAGATGAACAAAGATCAGTCTGGAATCGTCTATGCCAGCACTAGAAAAGAAGTAGAACGAATCTATCATTTATTGAAAAGTAAGAAAATTGCTGTTGGTATGTACCACGGAGGCATGAATGAGAGTGATCGAAATCATAATCAAGAGGAATTTTTATTTGACAAAATACAGGTGATGGTTGCTACAAATGCATTTGGTATGGGGATCAATAAGAGTAATGTACGTTTTGTCATCCATGCTCAAATACCAGGGAATATTGAGTCCTATTATCAAGAAGCAGGACGCGCTGGTCGTGATGGGCTGCCGAGTGATGCTGTATTGTTATACGGTCCTCAGGATCTGCAAATCCAGCAGTTTTTTATCGATCAATCTGAAATGACGATCGACTACAAGCAAAAAGAATATATGAAGCTGCGTGAAATGTCACAGTATGCCAATGCTCAAATGTGTCTGCAGCAGTTCATTTTACGTTACTTTGGTGAGCAGGGAACAGAATGTGGTCGCTGTTCCAATTGTTTAGATGAACGAGAATTAGTCGATGTAACAGTCGATGCTCAAAAAGTCCTGTCATGCGTCAAGCGTATGGGAGAAAAATTTGGTAAAGGCCTAGTTGGTAAAGTATTGACGGGGTCAAAGGATCAAAAAATCGATCAATGGCATTTCCATCGTTTGCCGACCTATGGATTAATGAAAGACCGTACTCAAAAGGAAGTCACTCAACTGATCGACTATTTGACTGCCGAAAGATATTTGACACCATCCGATGGACAATATCCGCTGCTTTCTGTTTCAGCGACCGGTATCCAAGTTTTATTAGGCAAACAAACAGTTTTTAGAAAAGAAGATCAGCGCGTACGTAAAGTTGCCGCTATAGATGATGCATTGTTTGAAGTATTGAGAGGACTAAGATTGGATCTAGCACAGGATGCTGGGGTTCCTCCATACCTAATTTTTTCAGACAGCACCTTAAAAGAAATGTGTGAAAAACGACCAAAAAATTCGATCCAGCTCCTTCAAATAAAAGGTGTGGGACAAAACAAGCTTGATAAATACGGTGAACAATTTATCGAGGCTATAACAGCTTTTTCAAAAGACGATTAA
- the typA gene encoding translational GTPase TypA, producing the protein MKYREDIRNVAIIAHVDHGKTTLVDELLKQSQTLDGHTQLQERAMDSNAIESERGITILAKNTAVDYNGTRINILDTPGHADFGGEVERIMKMVDGVVLVVDAYEGTMPQTRFVLKKALEQKVTPIVVVNKIDKPSARPEHVVDEVLELFIELGADDEQLDFPVVYASALNGTSSNSDDPEDQEPTMAPIFDQIIDHVPAPVDNSDEPLQFQVSLLDYNDYVGRIGIGRVFRGTMKVGDQVALMKLDGSVKNFRVTKIFGFFGLQRVEINEAKAGDLIAVSGMEDIFVGETVADVAHQEALPILHIDEPTLQMTFLVNNSPFAGREGKFVTARKIEERLMAELQTDVSLRVEPIAPDAWTVSGRGELHLSILIENMRREGYELQVSRPEVIEREIEGVKCEPFERVQIDTPEEYMGSVIESLSQRKGEMQDMIHTGNGQIRLIFLAPARGLIGYTTEFLSMTRGYGIMHHTFDQYLPMIQGTIGGRHQGALVSIDTGKATTYSIMSIEERGTVFVEPTTEVYEGMIIGENNRDNDLTVNITKAKQMTNVRSATKDQTSVIKKTKKLTLEESLEFLNEDEYCEVTPESIRLRKQILNKNEREKASKKKKVAE; encoded by the coding sequence GTGAAATACAGAGAAGATATCAGAAACGTAGCAATTATCGCCCACGTCGACCATGGGAAAACAACCTTGGTGGATGAATTATTGAAACAATCGCAAACATTAGACGGACATACGCAGCTGCAAGAGCGTGCGATGGACTCAAATGCGATCGAAAGCGAACGTGGGATCACGATCTTAGCCAAAAATACAGCCGTTGATTACAATGGCACCCGCATCAATATTTTAGATACTCCTGGACACGCGGACTTCGGTGGTGAAGTTGAGCGTATCATGAAAATGGTCGATGGTGTGGTTTTAGTCGTTGATGCTTATGAAGGAACGATGCCTCAAACACGTTTCGTATTGAAAAAAGCACTAGAACAAAAAGTAACACCGATCGTTGTCGTAAATAAAATCGATAAACCTTCTGCTCGTCCTGAACATGTTGTGGATGAAGTATTAGAATTATTTATTGAACTAGGCGCGGATGATGAACAATTGGACTTCCCAGTTGTTTATGCATCAGCTTTAAATGGAACTTCAAGTAACTCTGATGATCCAGAAGACCAAGAACCAACTATGGCGCCGATCTTTGATCAGATCATCGATCATGTACCAGCTCCAGTTGATAACTCAGATGAACCATTACAATTCCAAGTTTCATTATTAGATTACAATGACTATGTAGGACGTATCGGTATCGGACGTGTTTTCCGCGGTACAATGAAAGTGGGCGACCAAGTTGCCTTGATGAAATTAGACGGTAGTGTGAAAAATTTCCGTGTAACTAAAATTTTCGGTTTCTTCGGATTACAACGTGTGGAAATCAATGAAGCAAAAGCAGGCGATTTAATTGCCGTTTCAGGTATGGAAGATATCTTCGTTGGTGAAACAGTAGCAGACGTTGCGCATCAAGAAGCGCTGCCGATTTTACACATCGATGAACCAACATTACAAATGACATTCTTAGTAAATAACTCTCCTTTTGCCGGTCGTGAAGGTAAATTTGTCACAGCGCGTAAAATCGAAGAACGCTTGATGGCAGAATTACAAACAGACGTATCACTACGCGTAGAACCAATTGCTCCAGATGCTTGGACTGTTTCTGGTCGTGGTGAATTGCACTTGTCGATTTTGATCGAAAACATGCGTCGTGAAGGGTATGAATTACAAGTATCTCGTCCAGAAGTTATTGAACGTGAAATCGAAGGTGTAAAATGTGAACCTTTTGAACGTGTTCAAATCGATACGCCAGAAGAATACATGGGGAGTGTCATTGAGTCATTAAGCCAACGTAAAGGTGAAATGCAAGACATGATCCATACTGGTAACGGTCAAATTCGTTTGATTTTCTTAGCACCAGCTCGTGGTTTGATCGGTTATACAACTGAGTTTTTATCAATGACACGTGGTTATGGAATCATGCACCATACTTTTGATCAATATTTACCGATGATCCAAGGAACGATCGGCGGACGTCACCAAGGCGCTCTTGTTTCTATCGATACAGGTAAAGCAACTACGTATAGTATCATGAGTATTGAAGAACGCGGAACAGTCTTTGTAGAACCAACGACTGAAGTTTACGAAGGAATGATCATCGGTGAAAATAACCGTGATAACGACTTAACAGTAAATATCACGAAAGCTAAACAAATGACTAACGTACGTTCTGCGACTAAAGACCAAACGTCAGTGATCAAAAAAACTAAAAAGCTTACATTAGAAGAATCATTAGAATTCTTGAATGAGGATGAGTACTGTGAAGTAACACCAGAAAGCATCCGTTTAAGAAAACAAATTTTAAACAAAAATGAACGTGAAAAAGCAAGTAAAAAGAAAAAAGTAGCAGAATAA
- the rpmF gene encoding 50S ribosomal protein L32 yields MAVPARRTSKAKKGKRRTHYKLTIKGLNACSNCGEMRKSHHVCPACGHYDGKDVVSKEA; encoded by the coding sequence ATGGCAGTACCAGCTAGAAGAACATCAAAAGCTAAAAAGGGCAAACGCCGTACTCACTACAAATTAACGATCAAAGGTTTGAATGCATGTTCAAACTGTGGTGAAATGAGAAAAAGCCATCACGTATGTCCAGCATGTGGTCATTACGATGGAAAAGACGTAGTCTCTAAAGAAGCATAA
- a CDS encoding ABC transporter ATP-binding protein, with protein MNAFKFEHVSFIRDKKILLNNVNWSVDSSENWAILGLNGAGKTLLLQLICGYLWPSSGRLEVLDEVFGHTSIPELQRRIGWVSTALQYRMKNWETAERIVLSGKFASIGIYQEYTNEELEEAKMILTNAGGASLIGKKYEVLSQGERQLVLISRALMAHPELLILDEPCNGLDLFAREKLLKQIQQIATQKSHPTLLYVTHHTEEILPCFEHLMLLKDGEIFAKGTRDSLFNEKKFTDFYNEPIQIVSLKEDRFAVYPK; from the coding sequence ATGAATGCATTTAAATTTGAACATGTCTCTTTTATTCGGGATAAAAAGATACTGTTAAATAACGTAAATTGGTCCGTTGATTCATCTGAAAATTGGGCCATTTTGGGATTGAACGGTGCAGGCAAGACGTTGCTTTTACAATTGATTTGCGGTTACCTTTGGCCTTCATCAGGGAGGTTAGAAGTCTTAGATGAAGTTTTTGGGCATACCTCGATTCCAGAGTTGCAACGCAGAATCGGCTGGGTCAGTACTGCTTTGCAGTATCGAATGAAAAATTGGGAAACCGCTGAGCGCATCGTTTTATCTGGTAAGTTTGCCAGTATCGGCATCTACCAAGAGTATACAAATGAAGAACTAGAGGAAGCCAAAATGATTTTGACTAACGCTGGTGGTGCTTCATTGATCGGAAAAAAATATGAAGTATTATCTCAAGGTGAACGGCAGCTTGTTTTGATCTCTAGAGCTTTGATGGCACATCCAGAATTATTGATTTTAGATGAACCTTGCAACGGTCTTGATTTATTTGCACGTGAAAAATTACTAAAGCAAATTCAGCAAATCGCAACTCAAAAAAGCCATCCAACTTTACTTTATGTGACACATCATACTGAAGAGATTCTTCCTTGTTTTGAGCATCTGATGCTGTTGAAAGATGGGGAGATTTTTGCGAAAGGTACTCGTGATAGTCTTTTTAACGAAAAAAAATTTACTGACTTTTATAACGAACCTATTCAGATCGTCTCTTTAAAAGAAGATCGTTTTGCAGTCTATCCCAAATAA
- a CDS encoding HD domain-containing protein produces the protein MTEKWREDQEYMSYVEDLLEKEEVQRLSNYTQHVHSTRLDHSISVSYNSYLLAKKWNGDARATARAGLLHDLFYYDWRTTKFDEGSHAYMHPRIAVKNAEKLTELSDLERDIIIKHMWGATIAPPKYKESYIVTMVDKYCAVKEASEPMTNAVKSKWRQYFGKKQPVQ, from the coding sequence ATGACTGAAAAATGGCGCGAAGATCAAGAATATATGTCTTATGTAGAAGATTTATTGGAAAAAGAAGAAGTTCAGCGTTTAAGTAATTACACACAGCATGTTCATTCAACTCGTTTGGATCACTCGATCAGCGTTTCTTACAACAGCTACCTATTAGCGAAGAAATGGAACGGAGATGCAAGAGCAACCGCTCGTGCTGGTTTATTGCATGATCTGTTTTATTACGATTGGCGGACGACAAAGTTTGATGAAGGCTCACATGCCTACATGCATCCTAGGATCGCTGTGAAAAATGCAGAGAAGCTGACAGAGCTTTCAGATTTAGAACGCGACATTATCATCAAGCATATGTGGGGAGCAACGATTGCCCCGCCTAAATACAAAGAAAGCTACATTGTTACGATGGTCGACAAATATTGTGCTGTCAAAGAAGCATCAGAACCAATGACCAATGCAGTGAAGTCAAAATGGCGCCAATACTTCGGTAAAAAGCAACCTGTACAATAA
- a CDS encoding inositol monophosphatase family protein, with product MTAEKMIIEIKDWIREAADFIQTSLTTDFAVSQKSGRTDLVTSIDEETQTLLIKKIKEHYPADKILAEEKGYSTIDSLAGRVWIIDPIDGTMNFVMEQENFCIMIAVFEDGIGKLGFIYDVMKDELCWGGKGIGVFLGEQRLIQPKNLGLSAGLLGMNAYMFGEDIHCARKIGHASMGVRVSGCAGIEMIAMLKGNHIGYVSNLSPWDYAAGIVLLEEFHFSYSTIEGKALSFSGREYFLAATPEAYSEIKTNFLDK from the coding sequence ATGACAGCAGAAAAAATGATCATTGAAATCAAGGATTGGATTCGAGAAGCGGCAGACTTTATTCAAACGAGCTTAACAACTGATTTCGCTGTTTCACAAAAATCAGGAAGAACAGACTTAGTGACCTCCATAGATGAAGAAACCCAAACATTGCTGATCAAAAAAATCAAAGAACATTATCCAGCTGATAAAATTTTGGCAGAAGAAAAAGGCTACAGCACAATCGACTCTCTAGCAGGCCGCGTCTGGATCATCGACCCGATTGACGGCACAATGAATTTTGTTATGGAACAGGAAAACTTTTGTATTATGATCGCCGTTTTTGAAGATGGGATCGGAAAATTAGGGTTTATTTATGATGTGATGAAAGATGAATTATGCTGGGGCGGAAAAGGGATCGGTGTGTTCTTAGGAGAACAAAGGCTTATTCAACCGAAAAATTTAGGCTTGTCAGCAGGACTGCTTGGAATGAATGCCTACATGTTTGGTGAAGATATTCATTGTGCTAGGAAGATTGGACATGCTTCTATGGGCGTACGTGTGAGTGGGTGTGCTGGAATCGAAATGATCGCCATGCTAAAAGGCAATCATATTGGTTACGTTTCTAATTTGAGCCCATGGGATTATGCAGCTGGGATCGTTTTACTGGAGGAATTCCATTTTAGCTACTCAACTATAGAAGGAAAAGCGTTATCGTTTTCTGGACGCGAATACTTTTTAGCAGCAACTCCAGAGGCATATAGCGAAATTAAAACCAATTTTTTAGATAAGTAA
- a CDS encoding MATE family efflux transporter, whose amino-acid sequence MKELTHGNPAKLIFFFTIPLLIGNIFQQFYNMADMIIVGQTLGKDALAAVGSTGSITFLIIGFAQGLTAGLSILTSQRFGGQDYRGVKKSFATGIMISGIVTIILTVLSLIFVHPMLVLMQTPKEIIDDAQIFISIIFAGIFAAMAFNLLSNVIRALGDSRTPLLFLIIASIINVVLDLILIINFHMGVAGAGIATVTAQIVSSLLCVIYIRRKIPNLQLRKKDFTFDKKDFRAHLNIALPMAFQSSIIAIGAIILQAALNSLGTDVVAAQAASGKIEQFATQPMMSFGIAMATFTAQNYGAKKYKRILQGVTQCLIMSISFSLLAGGIVILFGQNLVTLFVSAKETAVLDLSQIYFNVNGSMYWLLAILFILRYTLQGLGQSIVPTIAGIMELIMRSFAAIILTASLGFVGAALASPLAWAGSVIVLLASYFKAIKRLKKLEQAQQLESQ is encoded by the coding sequence TTGAAAGAATTAACACATGGCAACCCAGCAAAACTGATTTTCTTTTTTACGATCCCACTATTGATCGGTAATATCTTCCAACAGTTCTATAATATGGCTGATATGATCATTGTAGGGCAAACCCTTGGAAAAGATGCTTTAGCAGCAGTTGGCTCCACCGGCAGCATTACTTTTTTGATCATCGGTTTTGCTCAAGGATTAACTGCTGGTCTGTCTATTTTAACTTCTCAGCGTTTCGGTGGTCAAGATTATCGTGGGGTGAAAAAAAGTTTTGCGACCGGCATCATGATCAGTGGGATCGTGACGATTATTTTGACAGTATTGAGCTTGATTTTTGTTCATCCGATGCTTGTCTTGATGCAAACGCCAAAAGAAATCATCGATGATGCACAGATTTTTATTTCAATTATTTTTGCTGGAATTTTTGCTGCAATGGCTTTTAATCTGTTGTCTAATGTGATCCGTGCACTTGGCGATAGTCGGACACCGCTTCTATTCTTGATCATTGCCAGTATTATAAATGTTGTTTTAGATTTGATTTTGATCATTAATTTTCATATGGGGGTAGCTGGTGCCGGGATCGCTACTGTTACCGCTCAAATTGTTTCCAGTCTACTTTGTGTCATTTATATTCGACGGAAAATTCCAAACCTGCAATTACGAAAAAAGGATTTTACTTTTGACAAAAAAGATTTCCGTGCTCATTTAAATATTGCCTTGCCTATGGCTTTCCAGTCTTCAATCATTGCAATCGGCGCCATTATTTTACAAGCTGCTTTGAATAGTTTAGGGACAGATGTTGTGGCTGCACAGGCAGCTTCCGGTAAAATCGAGCAATTTGCGACACAACCGATGATGTCTTTCGGCATTGCAATGGCTACGTTTACTGCTCAAAATTATGGTGCCAAGAAATACAAACGCATTCTACAAGGCGTTACTCAGTGCTTAATCATGAGTATTAGTTTTAGTTTGCTAGCTGGTGGGATCGTGATTCTTTTCGGTCAAAATCTCGTAACACTTTTTGTTAGTGCAAAAGAAACGGCGGTTCTTGATTTATCTCAGATCTACTTTAATGTCAATGGGAGTATGTACTGGCTTTTGGCGATTCTTTTCATTCTGCGCTATACGCTTCAAGGACTTGGGCAAAGTATCGTGCCTACGATTGCTGGAATCATGGAGCTGATCATGCGTTCATTTGCTGCGATCATTTTGACAGCTTCTTTAGGCTTTGTTGGAGCAGCCCTCGCCTCCCCGCTTGCTTGGGCAGGTTCGGTGATTGTTTTACTAGCTTCTTATTTTAAAGCAATCAAACGTTTAAAAAAACTAGAACAAGCACAGCAGTTGGAATCGCAATAA